Proteins encoded in a region of the Nicotiana tomentosiformis chromosome 9, ASM39032v3, whole genome shotgun sequence genome:
- the LOC138898880 gene encoding uncharacterized protein, translating into MRGRQSSKASLDVVICILTVQSHDVSALIGPDYTLSYVTPYVAMEFGIELQPVGESIIAGQVYKDCVVTVHGRDTMDDLIELRMVNFDVIMGLDWLYSCFAKFDCRTRTIRFEFPTEPVIEWKEDNVVPNDRFISYLKATKMINKGCIYHLVWVTDTDDKAPTLESVLVVNEFMEVFPDEIHVIPPKREIEFGINVMPGTQPISIPPYRMAPAELREWKEQLKDLLEKGLIRPSGAKYFSKIDLRSEYHQLKIKEQDIPKTTLRTRYRHFEFLMLLARNQRPLEKEVHRLASLGVRHADSSEGGVIVQKRVESSLVMEVKEKKFNDPLLVSPMKGVMQFGKKGKLSPMYVGPFKIIQRIGEVAYKLELPREMSLVHPVLHVSMLKKVVGDTWVIVLVETIEVNEELTYEEIPVVILDRQVQKLRSKEIASVKVLWRNR; encoded by the exons atgaggggtcgccagagttcaaaggcttctctagatgttgtcatatgtatattgactgtccaatctcatgatgtgtctGCTCTTATTGGTCCTGATTacactttgtcctatgttactccctatgtagctatggaatttgggatagaattgcaaccagttggtgagtctattattGCCGGGCAGGTTTATAAGGATTGTGTTGTTACGGTGCATGGTCGAGACACCATggacgatctcattgaattgcggatggtcaattttgatgtaataatggggttggattggctttattcatgttttgctaagtttgactgtcgaaccagaaccattaggtttgaatttccaactgAGCCAGTGATTGAATGGAAAGAGGATAATGTGGTACCGAAtgataggtttatttcttaccttaaggccacaaagatgattaacaaggggtgtatctaccatCTGGTCTGGGTTACAGACACCGATGataaggcacctacacttgagtctgtcctagttgtgaatgaatttatGGAGGTATTTCCTGATGAAATCCATGTGATCCCACCAAAAAGAGAGATTGAGTTTGGAATtaatgtgatgccaggcacacagcctatatctattccaccttatagaatggcaccagCCGAGTTAAGGGAGTGGaaagaacaattgaaggatttgttagaaaagggtttaatccggccgagt ggtgctaagtacttctccaagatcgatttaagatccgagtatcaccaattgaagatcaaggagcAGGATATTCCTAAAACAACTTTAAGGACCCGGTAtcggcactttgaatttctg ATGCTCTTAGCTAGAAATCAAAGGCCGTTGGaaaaggaggttcatcggttggctagtttgggagttcgtcatgcagactctagtgaaggaggggtgattgtgcaaaagaGGGTTGAATCGTCGCTTGTgatggaagtcaaggagaagaaatTCAACGATCCATTgctg gtttcccccatgaaaggtgtaatgcaatttggtaagaaagggaaattgagtccgatgTATGTCGGACCGttcaaaatcattcagaggatcggtgaggtggcgtacaagcttgagctaccacgtgagatgtcattagtgcacccggtactccatgtgtctatgttgaagaaggtagttggagatacATGGGTTATTGTGCTAgtagagactattgaggttaatgaagaactcacctatgaagagattccagttgtcattcttgataggcaagtccaaaAGCTAAGAagtaaagaaattgcctccgtgaaagtgttatggagaAACCGGTAG